Proteins encoded by one window of Bactrocera oleae isolate idBacOlea1 chromosome 4, idBacOlea1, whole genome shotgun sequence:
- the LOC106619616 gene encoding uncharacterized protein, producing the protein MDMYPILGSLLGVDTSVSASGPALPGTSASITARRQEPPANDLYALLNNHSSGAASLLQRESFMQCKHCNRYYKTHQKLQEHVRKYCLKKKKYQCISCEYRSRRKDHVLRHAKRKHCELYAASRDNEESLYEIRTEEEGDDQARYEENTVDYDGGYGDGDVEGMPVSAFLDVGHFGFGLGSRDLTITAVPILQDSDDDDDDNYDDEDD; encoded by the exons atgg ATATGTATCCCATACTCGGCAGCCTTCTGGGCGTTGATACAAGCGTGAGCGCCTCCGGCCCCGCGCTGCCCGGCACTTCTGCATCCATCACCGCCCGCCGCCAGGAGCCGCCAGCCAATGATTTATACGCTTTATTGAATAATCATAGTAGCGGCGCGGCGTCGCTTCTGCAGCGTGAGAGTTTCATGCAGTGCAAGCATTGTAACCGTTATTATAAGACGCATCAGAAGCTGCAGGAGCATGTGCGCAAGTACTGTCTCAAGAAGAAGAAATACCAATGTATTTCGTGTGAGTATCGGTCGCGTCGCAAGGATCACGTGTTACGTCATGCGAAACGCAAGCATTGCGAGCTGTATGCGGCGTCACGTGACAATGAGGAAAGTCTCTATGAGATACGCACAGAAGAGGAGGGTGACGATCAAGCGCGCTATGAGGAGAATACGGTGGACTATGATGGTGGCTATGGTGATGGTGATGTTGAGGGTATGCCGGTTAGCGCCTTTCTCGATGTGGGACATTTTGGCTTCGGTCTGGGCAGCAGAGATCTGACCATAACCGCTGTGCCCATTTTGCAAGACagtgatgatgatgacgatgataACTATGATGATGAAGATGATTGA